One segment of Curtobacterium poinsettiae DNA contains the following:
- the thiM gene encoding hydroxyethylthiazole kinase: MENAAPSPAWARRTAELLEAVRARAPLVQCITNTVVQNVTANVLLALGASPAMVDVATEAGPFARVADALLVNTGTPHAEPRVAALEAVHAARDAGTPWVLDPVAVGSLPVRTALARDLLALHPTVLRGNASEVLALLGDSAGGRGVDSTVGTDGARVASVAASDGRLVDAVAVSGAVDLLVAPGIGVVRVANGTDLLTRITGGGCALGAVVAAFTSVAPEDAGAAAVAATAVHTIAAELAARDAGGPGTFQPLFLDRLASLTPEDVVREARITVETAPVDARAVSA; this comes from the coding sequence ATGGAGAACGCTGCGCCCTCCCCTGCCTGGGCCCGTCGAACCGCCGAACTGCTCGAGGCCGTGCGTGCCCGGGCCCCGCTGGTGCAGTGCATCACGAACACCGTCGTGCAGAACGTCACGGCGAACGTGCTGCTCGCACTCGGGGCCTCGCCCGCGATGGTCGACGTGGCGACCGAGGCGGGGCCGTTCGCCCGCGTCGCGGATGCCCTGCTGGTGAACACCGGCACCCCGCACGCCGAACCGCGGGTCGCCGCGCTCGAGGCCGTGCACGCGGCCCGTGACGCGGGCACCCCGTGGGTCCTCGACCCGGTGGCCGTCGGCTCGCTGCCGGTGCGGACCGCGCTGGCGCGCGACCTGCTCGCGCTGCACCCGACGGTGCTGCGCGGCAACGCGTCCGAGGTGCTCGCCCTGCTCGGTGACTCGGCCGGTGGCCGCGGGGTCGACAGCACGGTGGGCACGGACGGCGCCCGGGTCGCGTCCGTCGCTGCGTCGGACGGGAGGCTCGTGGACGCGGTGGCCGTGTCGGGTGCGGTCGACCTGCTGGTCGCGCCCGGCATCGGTGTGGTCCGGGTGGCGAACGGCACCGACCTGTTGACGCGGATCACCGGTGGCGGGTGCGCGCTCGGCGCGGTCGTCGCCGCGTTCACGTCCGTCGCGCCGGAGGACGCGGGTGCCGCTGCCGTCGCCGCCACCGCGGTGCACACGATCGCCGCCGAGCTGGCGGCACGGGACGCCGGCGGACCGGGGACCTTCCAGCCGCTGTTCCTCGACCGGCTGGCGTCGCTGACCCCGGAGGACGTCGTCCGCGAGGCCCGGATCACGGTCGAGACCGCTCCTGTCGATGCCCGGGCGGTGTCGGCATGA
- a CDS encoding NUDIX domain-containing protein: MPDATPPGPPPGPRDPGDAWAVGPDGTKAWGRFGAAGLLVDDGTGRVLLQHRVEWSHHGGTWGIPGGARHQGEAAVTAALRESAEEAGVPDDAIALRHTALLDLGFWTYTTVVGRASRPFEPVIADRESLALSWIPIDQVDDLPLHPGFGRSWPALRATVATTPHVVVDAANVVGSVPDGWWKDRAGAASRLLAQVSALAAGGVSASLLDLPFARWWPRWTVVLEGEARAAADVGGAGGGGGADRGAATGAVDIVRAPASGDDAVVESARAAVQAGDGPVVVVTADRELRDRAEALGAVVRGPSWLRDQL, encoded by the coding sequence GTGCCAGATGCAACGCCCCCCGGGCCCCCGCCCGGCCCCCGCGACCCCGGCGACGCCTGGGCGGTCGGCCCCGACGGCACCAAGGCGTGGGGACGCTTCGGCGCCGCCGGCCTGCTCGTCGACGACGGCACCGGCCGCGTGCTCCTGCAGCACCGCGTCGAGTGGAGCCACCACGGCGGCACCTGGGGCATCCCCGGCGGCGCACGGCACCAGGGCGAAGCAGCGGTGACCGCCGCCCTCCGCGAATCCGCCGAAGAGGCCGGTGTGCCCGACGACGCGATCGCCCTGCGCCACACCGCCCTGCTCGACCTGGGGTTCTGGACCTACACGACCGTCGTGGGGCGCGCCTCCCGACCCTTCGAACCCGTCATCGCCGACCGCGAGAGCCTCGCCCTGTCGTGGATCCCGATCGACCAGGTCGACGACCTGCCCCTGCACCCCGGGTTCGGCAGGTCGTGGCCGGCGCTCCGCGCCACGGTCGCGACCACGCCGCACGTCGTCGTCGACGCGGCGAACGTCGTCGGCAGCGTGCCCGACGGCTGGTGGAAGGACCGAGCCGGCGCCGCATCGCGCCTGCTGGCGCAGGTGTCGGCGCTCGCCGCGGGCGGGGTGTCCGCGTCGTTGCTCGACCTGCCGTTCGCACGGTGGTGGCCGCGGTGGACCGTGGTGCTCGAGGGGGAGGCCCGGGCCGCTGCGGACGTGGGCGGTGCTGGTGGAGGCGGCGGCGCGGACCGCGGTGCCGCCACTGGCGCCGTGGACATCGTCCGTGCTCCGGCCTCCGGCGACGACGCCGTCGTCGAGTCCGCGCGGGCCGCGGTGCAGGCCGGCGACGGGCCGGTCGTCGTCGTGACGGCCGACCGCGAGCTCCGCGACCGCGCCGAGGCCCTCGGTGCGGTCGTCCGCGGGCCGTCCTGGTTGCGCGACCAGCTCTGA
- a CDS encoding phosphotransferase enzyme family protein — MERITRADDRVHRPAGPWTPTVHRLLAHLHEQGFVAAPEPIALGDTLETVSFVPGVAGEYPWTEDIASEAALVTSARLLRQFHDAAASFPRSATDDLWSQADRAPVETIVHGDFAPYNCVYDGIAAVGLIDFDTAHPGPRVWDVASAVYRFAPFTTGAVEGSTARALDERLARAAEFCRAYALDERSRSVLAETMIASLVALVTTIEHEAAAGNPKFVSDLQHGHADLYRADVAYLEQHADAVTAAVA; from the coding sequence TTGGAGCGCATCACCAGGGCCGACGACCGAGTCCACCGCCCCGCCGGGCCGTGGACCCCCACGGTGCACCGGCTGCTCGCCCACCTGCACGAGCAGGGGTTCGTCGCAGCCCCCGAACCGATCGCCCTCGGCGACACCCTCGAGACGGTCTCGTTCGTCCCGGGCGTCGCTGGTGAGTACCCCTGGACCGAGGACATCGCCAGTGAGGCAGCCCTCGTGACCAGTGCACGCCTGCTCCGCCAGTTCCACGACGCCGCCGCGAGCTTTCCGCGCAGCGCCACCGACGACCTCTGGTCGCAGGCCGACCGTGCCCCGGTCGAGACGATCGTGCACGGCGACTTCGCCCCGTACAACTGCGTCTACGACGGCATCGCCGCCGTCGGCCTGATCGACTTCGACACCGCACACCCCGGGCCCCGCGTCTGGGACGTCGCGAGTGCCGTCTACCGGTTCGCGCCGTTCACCACCGGCGCTGTCGAGGGATCGACCGCTCGCGCCCTCGACGAGCGGCTGGCGCGGGCTGCCGAGTTCTGCCGTGCCTACGCGCTCGACGAGCGCTCCCGCAGTGTCCTGGCCGAGACGATGATCGCGTCACTCGTCGCGCTCGTCACGACGATCGAGCACGAGGCCGCCGCCGGCAACCCCAAGTTCGTCAGCGACCTGCAGCACGGTCACGCCGACCTGTACCGCGCCGACGTCGCCTACCTCGAGCAGCACGCCGACGCCGTCACCGCCGCCGTCGCGTGA
- a CDS encoding winged helix DNA-binding domain-containing protein: MTTSPARLRTARFAAQGIAAPGLRPAEAVERMLAVQGQDLGQVLWATGVRAPGSTRDDVRAAFDRGELVRSWPMRGTLHALCPDDLRLLLSLTAERTLRTIARRAAELGIDDALLGQARDATIAALVGGRALVRDDLFAAYRAAGIDPSGGRGYHLVLQLAQEGLVAWGPTARVGQGLVLLDEWAPAAGALPDRDEALRRVLLGYLRGRGPATEVDAASWTKLPLGDLRRARAAAGDAVEDLGDGLLDLADRPASARPAAARVPTGHLLPGFDEYLLGYADRSAQLDPAHADRVVPGANGMFLPMAVVRGRVVGTWKRTERRAGHLVTVTPFGAVDASAVRALEAAAARYAGFLGAPVATTVV; encoded by the coding sequence GTGACCACCAGCCCCGCGCGGCTCCGCACGGCGCGGTTCGCGGCGCAGGGCATCGCGGCGCCGGGGCTGCGCCCCGCCGAAGCAGTCGAGCGGATGCTGGCGGTGCAGGGGCAGGACCTCGGCCAGGTGCTCTGGGCCACCGGGGTCCGCGCTCCGGGATCGACGCGGGACGACGTCCGCGCCGCATTCGACCGCGGGGAGCTCGTCCGCTCGTGGCCGATGCGCGGCACCCTGCACGCCCTGTGCCCCGACGACCTCCGCCTGCTGCTCTCGCTCACCGCCGAACGGACGCTCCGCACGATCGCCCGACGCGCCGCCGAGCTCGGCATCGACGACGCCCTGCTCGGCCAGGCCCGTGACGCGACGATCGCGGCCCTGGTCGGTGGTCGAGCGCTGGTCCGTGACGACCTGTTCGCGGCGTACCGCGCTGCCGGCATCGACCCGTCCGGAGGTCGCGGCTACCACCTGGTCCTGCAGCTCGCGCAGGAGGGCCTCGTCGCGTGGGGCCCCACCGCCCGCGTCGGGCAGGGGCTCGTGCTGCTCGACGAGTGGGCACCCGCCGCCGGTGCGTTGCCGGACCGCGACGAAGCCCTCCGCCGGGTCCTGCTCGGGTACCTGCGTGGCCGTGGCCCAGCGACCGAGGTCGACGCCGCGAGCTGGACGAAACTGCCGCTCGGTGACCTCCGCCGGGCCCGGGCCGCGGCTGGGGACGCGGTCGAGGACCTCGGCGACGGACTCCTCGACCTCGCCGACCGGCCGGCATCCGCCCGCCCGGCAGCCGCGCGCGTCCCCACCGGGCACCTGCTCCCCGGCTTCGACGAGTACCTGCTCGGGTACGCCGACCGGTCGGCGCAGCTCGACCCCGCTCACGCCGACCGGGTCGTCCCCGGCGCCAACGGCATGTTCCTGCCGATGGCCGTCGTCCGGGGGCGCGTCGTCGGCACGTGGAAGCGCACCGAGCGTCGGGCCGGGCACCTCGTCACCGTCACACCCTTCGGTGCCGTCGACGCGTCGGCCGTCCGTGCGCTCGAGGCAGCGGCCGCGCGGTACGCGGGGTTCCTCGGCGCGCCCGTCGCGACCACGGTGGTCTGA
- a CDS encoding J domain-containing protein produces MTDSPADATPYEVLGVPATADDEALRRAYRRAARETHPDLGGDAQRFRQVQLAWERIGTPAARRAYDVGFRASGVSGPSAAAAGRGDTGRDAYAPPAARRDTRPRARSHGHPGGRSREVFLQAEREWVGLGDPIEDPYDPTLIRSAPRHIRRLLAEALAEETTASIVSDMGIGVTVWHDLDAGAEGKLDHAVLTPSGLWAVESIDWGAPVRIEHGEIVGETLAPGERPVKELVRAARAVQKQTRVRFSGRLLVVPDAAVTEDVQLVGSPKKPTALVVRRSALAQVLNGVWSPAGSVDVFEIRDRLQQTVRFV; encoded by the coding sequence ATGACGGACAGCCCGGCCGACGCCACCCCCTACGAAGTCCTCGGCGTCCCCGCGACGGCTGATGACGAAGCGCTCCGCCGCGCCTACCGGCGGGCCGCCCGCGAGACCCACCCCGACCTCGGCGGCGACGCCCAGCGCTTCCGGCAGGTCCAGCTCGCGTGGGAGCGCATCGGCACGCCGGCAGCCCGGCGCGCGTACGACGTCGGGTTCCGCGCGTCCGGCGTGTCCGGTCCGTCCGCGGCGGCCGCCGGCAGGGGTGACACCGGTCGCGACGCCTACGCACCCCCGGCAGCGCGTCGCGACACCCGCCCCCGGGCCCGGTCCCACGGACACCCCGGCGGTCGGTCGCGCGAGGTCTTCCTGCAGGCCGAACGCGAGTGGGTCGGGCTCGGCGACCCCATCGAGGACCCCTACGACCCCACGCTCATCCGCTCCGCGCCGCGGCACATCCGACGCCTGCTCGCCGAGGCCCTGGCCGAAGAGACCACTGCCTCGATCGTCTCCGACATGGGGATCGGTGTCACCGTGTGGCACGACCTCGACGCCGGGGCCGAGGGCAAGCTCGACCACGCCGTCCTGACCCCGAGCGGACTCTGGGCCGTCGAGTCCATCGACTGGGGCGCTCCGGTCCGCATCGAGCACGGCGAGATCGTCGGCGAGACGCTCGCGCCGGGGGAGCGACCCGTCAAGGAACTCGTCCGCGCCGCCCGTGCCGTGCAGAAGCAGACCCGGGTGCGGTTCTCCGGGCGGCTGCTCGTCGTGCCGGACGCCGCCGTCACCGAGGACGTGCAGCTCGTCGGCTCCCCGAAGAAGCCCACCGCGCTCGTCGTCCGCCGGAGCGCGCTCGCCCAGGTGCTGAACGGCGTCTGGTCGCCGGCCGGTTCCGTCGACGTGTTCGAGATCCGCGACCGCCTGCAGCAGACCGTCCGCTTCGTCTGA
- a CDS encoding RNA-binding S4 domain-containing protein, translating to MEKARVDSWIWAVRITKTRSAATAACKAGHVRVNGERAKPAQPIGPGDEVRVRQNGFDRIVVVTGIILKRTSAPEAAKHFEDKTPPRLSKEEAGFVPMRERGAGRPSKRERRDLEKLRGY from the coding sequence ATGGAGAAGGCCCGGGTCGACAGCTGGATCTGGGCCGTCCGGATCACCAAGACCCGGTCGGCCGCAACTGCCGCGTGCAAGGCCGGGCACGTCCGGGTGAACGGGGAGCGGGCGAAGCCGGCGCAGCCGATCGGCCCCGGTGACGAGGTGCGGGTGCGCCAGAACGGCTTCGACCGCATCGTCGTGGTGACCGGCATCATCCTGAAGCGGACGAGCGCCCCCGAGGCCGCGAAGCACTTCGAGGACAAGACCCCGCCGCGGCTGTCGAAGGAAGAGGCCGGGTTCGTGCCGATGCGCGAGCGCGGCGCCGGACGGCCGAGCAAGCGGGAGCGCCGCGACCTCGAGAAGCTCCGCGGCTACTGA
- a CDS encoding S1C family serine protease: MNETPNPAAADHDEDGTPAAQQQAPGTHWEAPHADPASLRPAYAFDGSGPYLYGPDGSGPYAYTPDGRGPYLIGSPALAGANHAWAYSAATANHLGTTKRPRRLGLVIGSGIAALAIVGAAGGTALGLSSQGTTTTSSQSQGTTTLPGTGSGTDGTGGTGSSDGTNGFTVPGDGSGTSGNGSTGTGTGTTQSPATAATAADKKGVVTINTVLNYDESSQAAGTGMVLTSDGTILTNNHVIQGATSITVTDETTGKEYKADVVGADATNDVAVLKLEDASGLSTVTLDDDGEPSTGDTVKDVGNAEGTGNLVAAEGTVTATDQDIQVQSESGTGTESLTGLIEISADIVSGDSGGPVLDSEGEVVGMATAASSGTTDVTGYAIPITTAKTIAEKILAGESSSTITIGLPAFLGVEVSNTTGTTTGGVAVAGTVEGSGAASAGLAAGDTITSIDGTAVTSSDQLTEVVQSHSVGDEVSVRYTDSTGATKTVTVTLTAGPAA; encoded by the coding sequence ATGAACGAGACCCCGAACCCCGCAGCCGCCGACCACGACGAGGACGGCACCCCCGCCGCGCAGCAGCAGGCCCCCGGGACGCACTGGGAGGCGCCGCACGCCGACCCGGCCTCCCTGCGTCCGGCGTACGCGTTCGACGGCTCGGGTCCCTACCTCTACGGACCGGACGGCTCCGGCCCCTACGCCTACACGCCGGACGGCCGCGGCCCGTACCTGATCGGCAGCCCCGCCCTCGCCGGCGCCAACCACGCCTGGGCCTACTCGGCGGCGACCGCGAACCACCTCGGCACGACGAAGCGCCCGCGCCGGCTCGGGCTGGTGATCGGCTCCGGGATCGCCGCACTCGCCATCGTCGGCGCGGCGGGCGGAACCGCCCTCGGCCTGTCCTCGCAGGGGACGACCACGACGTCGAGCCAGTCGCAGGGCACCACCACGCTGCCCGGCACCGGATCCGGCACCGACGGCACCGGCGGCACCGGCAGCAGCGACGGGACGAACGGCTTCACGGTGCCCGGCGACGGCAGCGGCACCAGCGGCAACGGCAGCACCGGCACCGGCACCGGCACGACCCAGTCCCCCGCCACCGCGGCGACGGCGGCCGACAAGAAGGGCGTCGTGACCATCAACACCGTCCTGAACTACGACGAGTCGTCGCAGGCGGCCGGCACCGGCATGGTCCTGACCTCCGACGGCACGATCCTGACGAACAACCACGTGATCCAGGGCGCGACGAGCATCACCGTCACCGACGAGACCACCGGCAAGGAGTACAAGGCCGACGTGGTCGGGGCCGACGCCACGAACGACGTCGCCGTCCTGAAGCTCGAGGACGCCTCGGGGCTGTCCACGGTCACGCTCGACGACGACGGCGAGCCGAGCACCGGTGACACCGTGAAGGACGTCGGCAACGCCGAGGGCACCGGCAACCTCGTCGCCGCCGAGGGTACCGTCACCGCGACCGACCAGGACATCCAGGTGCAGAGCGAGTCCGGCACCGGCACCGAGTCCCTGACCGGACTCATCGAGATCTCGGCGGACATCGTCTCCGGTGACTCCGGCGGACCGGTGCTCGACAGCGAGGGCGAGGTCGTCGGCATGGCCACGGCGGCGTCCTCGGGCACGACCGACGTCACCGGCTACGCCATCCCGATCACCACCGCGAAGACCATCGCCGAGAAGATCCTCGCCGGGGAGTCCTCGAGCACGATCACCATCGGGTTGCCCGCGTTCCTCGGGGTCGAGGTCAGCAACACCACCGGCACCACCACCGGCGGCGTCGCCGTCGCCGGCACGGTCGAGGGGTCCGGCGCCGCGAGCGCCGGCCTGGCCGCCGGGGACACGATCACGAGCATCGACGGCACCGCGGTCACGAGCTCGGACCAGCTGACCGAGGTCGTCCAGTCGCACTCGGTGGGTGACGAGGTCAGTGTCCGCTACACCGACAGCACCGGCGCCACCAAGACCGTCACCGTCACCCTGACCGCCGGCCCCGCCGCGTAG
- a CDS encoding FecCD family ABC transporter permease: MPPSTSTPPAPSSVPRLVGATVLAVVVLAVACALSIAYGSRPIPLGTVLDTVLHPGRSDEVGLIVLGNRVPRTVVGLLAGAALGVAGAVMQGVTRNPLADPSVLGINSGATLAVVAGIAVFGVSGTAAYLPFAFVGAALAALLVYGIATVARRGLSPVGLALAGAVVAAALSSVTTAVLVTDQSLLDQLRFWQVGALAGKDLGTAGIITAPVLVGLVIAFGLGRSLNTLALGDELAASLGQRVVLVRAVGGLVAVLLAGSAVAAAGPIAFVGLAVPHAVRRLSGPDHRWTILLSAIVAPALLLVADVIGRVVAYPGELQVGIVTALIGAPVFIALVRSRAVRGL, from the coding sequence ATGCCTCCGTCGACGTCCACGCCTCCGGCTCCCAGCTCCGTCCCCCGACTCGTCGGTGCGACCGTGCTGGCGGTCGTCGTCCTCGCCGTGGCCTGCGCGCTGTCGATCGCGTACGGCTCGCGGCCGATCCCGCTCGGCACCGTCCTCGACACGGTGCTGCACCCCGGTCGGAGCGACGAGGTCGGGCTCATCGTGCTCGGCAACCGCGTGCCCCGCACCGTCGTCGGACTGCTCGCCGGAGCCGCGCTCGGAGTGGCCGGGGCGGTCATGCAGGGCGTGACGCGGAACCCGCTCGCCGACCCGAGCGTCCTCGGCATCAACTCTGGTGCGACCCTGGCCGTGGTGGCCGGGATCGCGGTCTTCGGGGTGAGCGGCACGGCCGCCTACCTGCCCTTCGCGTTCGTCGGGGCCGCCCTCGCCGCACTGCTCGTGTACGGGATCGCGACCGTCGCCCGGCGCGGCCTCTCACCCGTCGGACTCGCTCTCGCCGGAGCCGTGGTCGCCGCGGCGCTGTCGTCGGTCACCACCGCGGTGCTCGTGACCGACCAGAGCCTGCTCGACCAGTTGCGGTTCTGGCAGGTCGGTGCCCTCGCCGGCAAGGACCTCGGCACGGCGGGGATCATCACGGCGCCGGTGCTCGTCGGGCTGGTGATCGCGTTCGGTCTCGGTCGGTCGCTCAACACCCTCGCGCTCGGGGACGAACTCGCGGCGTCGCTCGGGCAGCGGGTCGTGCTCGTCCGCGCCGTGGGTGGCCTGGTCGCGGTGCTGCTGGCCGGGTCCGCCGTGGCCGCCGCAGGCCCGATCGCCTTCGTCGGGCTCGCCGTGCCGCACGCGGTCCGCCGCCTGAGCGGCCCGGACCACCGCTGGACCATCCTGCTGTCGGCGATCGTCGCCCCCGCACTGCTGCTCGTCGCCGACGTCATCGGTCGCGTCGTGGCGTACCCGGGGGAGCTGCAGGTCGGCATCGTGACGGCGTTGATCGGGGCGCCGGTGTTCATCGCGCTCGTGCGGTCGAGGGCGGTGCGGGGACTGTGA
- a CDS encoding FecCD family ABC transporter permease, giving the protein MRQSFGSGRPRSGGLRRSAGLCREVAVLVAVVAVIVVLVLVGLGAGSIPLTPGQVLAALFGQGDRISDFVIGQLRGPRVLGAVLVGASLGVAGAIVQSVVRNPIASPDVIGITSGASAAGLTAIVLFGASGGTLFSVVLVGAVAVSIVIAGLAWRRGITGNRVILVGIGVAAICLSITGWMLTSGTVTQAGTALLWLSGSLNAVDRDLVGVLGVAFAVLGVLALLQSARLQVLSLGDEVAAALGLRPDRAKVLLLLTAVCLTAAAVATAGPVSFVALMSAPIARRLVGGGRVALLPAAAVGAAITLGSDLLAQFAIPGNALPVGVVTGVVGAPYLLWLLARGR; this is encoded by the coding sequence GTGAGGCAGTCGTTCGGCTCCGGGCGTCCCCGGTCTGGCGGTCTGCGCCGCTCGGCCGGGCTCTGCCGTGAGGTCGCGGTGCTCGTCGCCGTGGTGGCGGTCATCGTGGTGCTCGTCCTGGTCGGGCTCGGCGCCGGGTCGATCCCGCTCACCCCGGGGCAGGTGCTCGCCGCCCTGTTCGGCCAGGGGGACCGGATCTCGGACTTCGTCATCGGGCAGCTCCGCGGGCCGCGGGTGCTCGGTGCCGTCCTCGTCGGCGCCAGCCTCGGCGTCGCCGGTGCCATCGTGCAGAGCGTCGTGCGGAACCCGATCGCGAGCCCCGACGTCATCGGCATCACCTCGGGGGCCAGCGCCGCCGGACTCACCGCCATCGTGCTGTTCGGTGCCAGCGGCGGCACCCTCTTCTCGGTCGTGCTCGTCGGCGCCGTGGCGGTCTCGATCGTCATCGCCGGGCTCGCCTGGCGACGGGGGATCACCGGCAACCGGGTGATCCTCGTCGGGATCGGCGTCGCGGCGATCTGCCTGAGCATCACCGGCTGGATGCTCACGAGCGGCACCGTCACCCAGGCGGGCACCGCGCTGCTCTGGCTCTCCGGCAGCCTGAACGCCGTCGACCGCGACCTGGTCGGGGTCCTCGGCGTCGCGTTCGCCGTGCTCGGCGTGCTCGCGCTGCTGCAGTCCGCCCGCCTCCAGGTGCTGAGCCTCGGGGACGAGGTCGCCGCCGCGCTCGGACTCCGACCGGACCGGGCGAAGGTGCTCCTGCTCCTCACTGCCGTGTGCCTGACCGCCGCAGCCGTGGCCACCGCGGGGCCCGTGTCGTTCGTGGCGCTGATGTCCGCACCGATCGCCCGACGCCTGGTCGGCGGCGGACGGGTGGCACTCTTGCCGGCCGCCGCCGTCGGTGCCGCGATCACGCTCGGCAGCGACCTGCTGGCACAGTTCGCGATCCCCGGCAACGCGCTGCCCGTGGGCGTCGTGACGGGCGTCGTGGGGGCGCCGTACCTGCTCTGGTTGCTCGCGCGGGGACGGTGA
- a CDS encoding FHA domain-containing protein, whose amino-acid sequence MPDPVVPQPGGQKTPEQRLVDTTLTFSMDMGAALTAESGVSTEEREAVNALPSGSALLVVRRGPNVGARFLLDSDVTTAGRHPDADIFLDDVTVSRKHAQFLRHGTSFSVKDNGSLNGTYFDGVRIDEALLTDGAEVQVGKFRLTFYASRVDLARLANA is encoded by the coding sequence ATGCCAGATCCAGTGGTCCCGCAGCCGGGCGGTCAGAAGACCCCGGAGCAGCGGCTGGTCGACACCACGCTGACCTTCAGCATGGACATGGGCGCGGCGCTCACCGCCGAGTCCGGTGTCTCGACCGAAGAACGTGAAGCCGTCAACGCCCTGCCCTCCGGGTCGGCGTTGCTCGTGGTCCGTCGCGGCCCCAACGTGGGTGCGCGGTTCCTCCTCGACTCCGACGTCACGACGGCCGGTCGGCACCCCGACGCCGACATCTTCCTCGACGACGTCACCGTGTCGCGCAAGCACGCGCAGTTCCTGCGCCACGGCACGAGCTTCAGTGTGAAGGACAACGGCTCGCTGAACGGCACGTACTTCGACGGTGTCCGCATCGACGAAGCGCTGCTCACCGACGGGGCCGAGGTCCAGGTCGGCAAGTTCCGCCTGACGTTCTACGCATCTCGGGTCGACCTGGCGCGCCTGGCGAACGCGTAG
- a CDS encoding MerR family transcriptional regulator, translating into MAARSAAARAGSAAPDLLTIGQVLARLKPEFPDLSSSKLRFLEERELVTPIRTASGYRKFSAADLERLRVILGLQRDHYLPLKVIKEYLADLDAGREPVLPGGGDAPKPSILGRERRYTRDETVRAAGASPMLLADAVSASLLPATDTYGDDGVSVLKALVELQRTGIEPRHLRTLRSTAEREVGLIESALMPVSRRGDATSRAKATELAREIAGHLEIIRSNLIRQAIGRLDA; encoded by the coding sequence GTGGCCGCACGGTCCGCTGCGGCCCGGGCGGGGTCCGCGGCGCCGGACCTGCTCACCATCGGGCAGGTCCTCGCTCGCCTCAAGCCCGAGTTCCCGGACCTGTCGAGCTCCAAGCTGCGGTTCCTCGAAGAGCGCGAGCTCGTCACGCCGATCCGCACGGCCAGCGGGTACCGCAAGTTCTCCGCTGCCGACCTCGAGCGGCTCCGGGTGATCCTCGGACTGCAGCGTGACCACTACCTGCCGCTCAAGGTCATCAAGGAGTACCTCGCCGACCTCGATGCCGGGCGCGAGCCGGTCCTCCCCGGCGGAGGCGACGCGCCGAAGCCGTCGATCCTCGGTCGCGAACGCCGGTACACCCGCGACGAAACGGTCCGGGCAGCCGGCGCCTCACCGATGCTCCTCGCCGACGCGGTCTCGGCCTCGCTGCTCCCGGCCACCGACACCTACGGCGACGACGGCGTCTCCGTGCTGAAGGCCCTGGTCGAACTGCAGCGCACGGGTATCGAGCCGCGACACCTCCGAACGCTGCGCAGTACCGCCGAGCGCGAGGTCGGTCTCATCGAGTCCGCCCTCATGCCGGTCTCCCGCCGGGGTGACGCGACCTCGCGTGCGAAGGCCACGGAGCTCGCACGCGAGATCGCCGGGCACCTCGAGATCATCCGGTCGAACCTCATCCGCCAGGCCATCGGTCGTCTCGACGCATGA
- a CDS encoding MerR family transcriptional regulator — MSGNDTPGTESDVTRYDLGLLFTDGLPEHDEQNGYRGTVAARAAGISYRQLDYWARTELVQPTIRGAAGSGSQRLYGFRDILVLKLVKRLLDTGISLQQIRTAVNQLRESGVSDLAQTTLMSDGASVYLCTSDDEVIDLVSRGQGVFGIAVGKVLREVESSLVELDATAAADPSDELAARRASRAS; from the coding sequence ATGAGTGGGAACGACACCCCTGGCACCGAGTCTGATGTGACCCGGTACGACCTCGGGCTGCTCTTCACCGATGGTCTGCCCGAGCACGACGAGCAGAACGGCTACCGCGGCACCGTCGCCGCACGTGCAGCCGGCATTTCGTACCGACAGCTCGACTACTGGGCCCGCACCGAGCTCGTGCAGCCGACGATCCGCGGGGCCGCTGGCTCCGGATCGCAGCGCCTGTACGGGTTCCGCGACATCCTCGTGCTCAAGCTCGTGAAGCGCCTGCTCGACACCGGCATCTCGCTGCAGCAGATCCGCACCGCGGTCAACCAGCTCCGGGAGTCCGGCGTCTCCGACCTGGCGCAGACCACACTGATGTCCGACGGCGCTTCGGTGTACCTGTGCACCTCCGACGACGAGGTCATCGACCTCGTGTCCCGCGGCCAGGGTGTCTTCGGCATCGCGGTCGGCAAGGTCCTGCGCGAGGTCGAGAGCTCCCTGGTCGAGCTCGACGCCACCGCCGCGGCCGACCCCTCCGACGAGCTCGCCGCTCGTCGGGCTTCCCGCGCTTCCTGA